From Arcobacter arenosus, one genomic window encodes:
- a CDS encoding potassium channel family protein encodes MSIFRRVKKALGWELHSAKPEYDLNPIIYSQLKPFRLPLVLVQFIMIIGTMGYILIDDFPILDAVYQTGITFTTVGFGEVAPISPAGRFFTITLIIFGFAIFTLSTAVLIDTIIKGNLFELYKERNMLYKIARLRRHFVIFYHNEYTAQLAKQFNQNHVPFVVVDPSDDIEEIAKECNYPYFVKEEPFKEEAFLKSHLSSAKGAISLSKNISNNITLIASVRLYEKELGRSPFLIISNAETNNEKIRLQKLGADKVVATPSLMAKRVSAMAIRPDMENVLEEFLYKPDTPIDMEEAFVKEDSWVVNRQIKDLHLRDRIKVSVIGITEKKGRFIQMPKGSAVISPGSKLLLVGNQKAISKAKRIINLKKQPEEI; translated from the coding sequence ATGAGCATTTTTAGAAGAGTTAAGAAAGCTCTGGGCTGGGAACTTCATTCAGCCAAACCAGAATATGATTTAAACCCAATCATATATTCTCAATTAAAACCTTTTAGATTACCTCTTGTTTTAGTCCAATTTATTATGATAATTGGAACGATGGGTTATATATTAATCGATGATTTTCCAATATTAGATGCAGTTTATCAAACAGGTATTACATTTACAACTGTTGGATTTGGGGAAGTTGCTCCAATATCACCAGCTGGAAGATTTTTTACTATTACTCTAATTATTTTTGGATTTGCTATATTTACCCTTTCAACGGCAGTATTAATTGATACAATTATCAAAGGGAATCTATTTGAACTATACAAGGAACGAAATATGCTTTATAAAATTGCTAGACTTAGACGTCATTTCGTAATTTTTTATCACAATGAGTATACAGCACAGTTAGCTAAACAGTTTAACCAAAATCATGTTCCATTTGTGGTAGTTGACCCAAGTGATGATATTGAAGAGATTGCAAAAGAGTGCAATTATCCATATTTTGTAAAAGAAGAACCTTTTAAAGAGGAAGCTTTTTTAAAATCTCATTTAAGTTCAGCAAAGGGTGCAATCTCACTTTCGAAAAATATTTCAAACAATATTACACTTATTGCATCAGTTAGACTTTATGAAAAAGAGTTAGGACGTAGCCCATTTTTGATTATCTCAAATGCCGAAACAAACAATGAAAAAATAAGGCTTCAAAAACTTGGAGCTGATAAAGTGGTTGCAACACCATCACTTATGGCAAAAAGAGTTTCTGCAATGGCTATTCGACCTGATATGGAAAATGTTCTTGAAGAGTTTCTTTATAAACCAGATACTCCTATTGATATGGAGGAAGCTTTTGTAAAAGAAGATTCATGGGTTGTTAACAGGCAGATTAAAGACTTACACCTAAGGGATAGGATAAAAGTTTCAGTTATTGGAATTACTGAGAAAAAAGGAAGATTTATCCAAATGCCAAAAGGTAGTGCAGTAATCAGCCCCGGTTCTAAACTTCTACTGGTTGGTAATCAAAAAGCAATATCAAAAGCAAAAAGAATTATCAATTTAAAAAAACAACCTGAAGAGATTTAA
- a CDS encoding glycosyltransferase has translation MKKINIMHLITGLGMGGAEKVVLDLAKYTSKKDFNTYVVSLSKKDELLSEFTSNGINTTILGKSNSLFNIFSIVNIINKFIKEKNIQIIHAHMTHSVIVSSILKILNPSLKIVFTSHSFNIGSKIREFIVWSIKFTRDIDIVFSKNILKFFYKKNYKIIPNGIKINKYVLALEKNKKFTFIAIGRLEPVKNHKFLLELANDLKDKFDFEIQIVGHGYLKEELEKLIEKYKLENYIKLLGLRNDIPNLLNKSHCLLMPSIWEGLPIVILEAGASNLPIISTPVGSIPSLLDNENAYLSNLEQFQQNMIEVITNYDRAKEKSQSLFNVISKTYSIDKIVNDHEKIYRELI, from the coding sequence ATGAAAAAAATTAATATTATGCATTTAATTACAGGTTTAGGAATGGGTGGAGCTGAAAAAGTAGTATTAGATTTGGCAAAATACACTTCAAAAAAAGATTTTAATACTTATGTAGTATCTCTTTCAAAAAAAGATGAGCTTCTATCTGAATTTACTTCCAATGGTATTAATACTACAATATTAGGAAAATCAAATTCATTATTTAATATATTTTCTATAGTTAATATTATAAATAAATTTATAAAAGAGAAAAATATACAAATAATTCATGCACATATGACACATTCTGTAATTGTTTCTTCGATTTTAAAAATTTTAAATCCTTCGTTAAAAATCGTTTTTACTTCTCATAGTTTTAATATCGGATCTAAAATAAGAGAGTTTATTGTTTGGAGTATAAAATTTACTAGAGATATAGATATTGTGTTTTCAAAAAACATATTAAAGTTTTTTTATAAAAAGAATTATAAAATCATACCTAATGGTATAAAAATAAATAAATATGTATTAGCGTTAGAAAAAAATAAAAAGTTTACTTTTATAGCAATTGGTAGACTTGAACCTGTTAAAAATCACAAGTTTTTATTGGAACTTGCAAATGATTTAAAAGATAAATTTGATTTTGAAATACAAATAGTAGGTCATGGTTATTTAAAAGAAGAGTTAGAAAAACTAATTGAAAAATACAAATTAGAGAATTATATAAAACTTCTTGGTCTTCGAAATGATATACCTAATCTTTTAAATAAATCACATTGCTTATTAATGCCTTCTATTTGGGAAGGATTACCTATTGTAATACTTGAAGCAGGAGCTTCTAATTTACCTATAATTTCAACTCCTGTTGGAAGTATTCCCTCTCTTCTTGACAATGAAAATGCGTATTTATCTAATTTAGAACAGTTTCAACAAAATATGATTGAGGTTATAACAAATTACGATAGGGCAAAAGAAAAAAGTCAGAGTTTATTTAATGTAATTAGTAAAACTTATTCTATTGATAAAATAGTTAATGATCATGAAAAAATCTATAGAGAATTAATATGA
- a CDS encoding NAD-dependent epimerase/dehydratase family protein has protein sequence MKKILITGSSGFIGSYFINKYKAKYQIEIFSFRSGDINTLDFAGIGVVFHLSALVHQMGGASKEEYEKVNIIQTLELAKKAKEQGIKQFVFMSTVKVYGEETNSKYTENTICNPEDDYGKSKLEAELELQKLEDENFKISIVRTPIVYGFGVKANIKNFITLVNKISVLPFGKIENKRSMVYIGNLCHLVDEVISQKKSGIFLASDNEPLSTTKLCELIAKNLEKKVYLVKIPFFESLLKIVKPSFHKRLYGSLEIDNSITKEKLNLKNPYSVEEGIKLMIKGKD, from the coding sequence ATGAAGAAAATATTAATCACAGGTTCATCAGGATTCATAGGAAGTTATTTTATAAATAAATACAAAGCAAAATATCAAATTGAAATATTTAGTTTTAGAAGTGGTGATATTAATACTTTAGATTTTGCTGGTATAGGTGTCGTTTTTCATCTTTCGGCATTAGTTCATCAAATGGGTGGAGCAAGTAAAGAAGAGTATGAAAAAGTAAATATTATTCAAACTTTAGAGCTAGCAAAAAAAGCAAAAGAACAGGGAATAAAACAATTTGTTTTCATGAGTACTGTAAAAGTTTATGGAGAGGAGACAAATAGTAAATATACAGAAAATACTATTTGCAACCCAGAAGATGATTATGGAAAAAGTAAATTAGAAGCAGAACTTGAACTTCAAAAATTAGAAGATGAAAATTTTAAGATAAGTATTGTAAGAACTCCTATTGTGTATGGATTTGGAGTTAAAGCAAATATTAAAAATTTCATAACTTTAGTTAATAAAATTTCAGTCTTACCCTTTGGAAAAATTGAAAATAAACGAAGTATGGTTTATATCGGAAATCTTTGTCATTTGGTTGATGAGGTGATTAGTCAAAAAAAATCAGGAATCTTTTTAGCAAGTGATAATGAACCTCTTAGTACTACAAAACTTTGTGAACTTATAGCAAAGAATTTAGAAAAAAAAGTATATTTAGTTAAAATACCATTTTTTGAGAGTTTATTAAAAATAGTAAAACCTTCATTTCATAAAAGATTATATGGTAGTTTAGAAATTGATAATAGTATTACAAAAGAGAAATTAAATCTTAAAAATCCATATTCTGTTGAAGAGGGTATAAAACTTATGATAAAAGGCAAAGATTGA
- a CDS encoding MraY family glycosyltransferase — protein MIYLILLLISFSLTYFIKEYAIKKSLVATVNERSSHTVPTPHGGGIALAITWFLGLLYLYFTDDIDLNLFYALLVGIVISLVSFLDDIYELSAKLRLIFQSLVSLGGLYFLGGFESLDFFVFSIENQIVTNIFAFFMIIWFINLYNFLDGINGYAGSEAIFLSLSGFILFNENHFIVLIVAVLGFLYWNWNKAKIFMGDVGSTLLGYNIAVFTIYYSNQTSENFWIWIILFSLFWFDATVTLIRRKLNGEKLSQAHKKHAYQRLTQAGWSHYKVTNYSVVVNIILFCLVYFVSNIFIAFIFSIILLNFVMKYIDKKKSFIKYS, from the coding sequence TTGATTTATCTAATATTACTTTTAATCTCATTTTCACTTACATATTTTATAAAAGAGTATGCTATAAAAAAATCACTAGTTGCTACTGTAAATGAACGAAGTTCTCATACTGTACCAACTCCCCATGGTGGAGGTATAGCATTAGCTATCACTTGGTTTTTAGGATTACTTTATCTGTATTTTACTGATGATATAGATTTAAACCTTTTTTATGCACTTTTAGTTGGCATAGTCATTAGTTTAGTTAGTTTTCTTGATGATATTTATGAGTTAAGTGCTAAATTAAGACTTATATTTCAATCGTTAGTATCCTTAGGTGGATTGTATTTTTTAGGTGGATTTGAGAGTTTAGATTTTTTTGTTTTTTCTATAGAAAATCAAATAGTTACAAATATATTTGCATTTTTTATGATTATATGGTTTATAAATCTTTATAACTTCTTAGATGGAATAAATGGTTATGCAGGAAGTGAAGCTATATTTTTATCTTTATCTGGGTTTATCCTTTTTAATGAAAATCATTTTATAGTTTTAATTGTTGCAGTTCTTGGATTTTTATACTGGAATTGGAATAAAGCAAAGATATTTATGGGGGATGTTGGTAGCACTTTATTAGGGTACAATATTGCCGTTTTTACAATTTATTATTCAAATCAAACTAGTGAAAATTTTTGGATATGGATTATTTTGTTTTCTTTGTTTTGGTTTGATGCTACTGTTACTTTGATACGAAGAAAATTAAATGGTGAAAAATTATCTCAAGCTCATAAAAAACATGCATATCAAAGACTTACACAAGCTGGATGGAGTCATTATAAGGTTACAAACTATTCGGTAGTTGTAAATATAATTTTATTTTGTTTAGTTTATTTTGTCTCTAATATTTTTATTGCTTTTATATTTAGTATAATTTTGTTGAATTTTGTTATGAAATATATAGATAAAAAGAAAAGCTTTATCAAATATTCATAG
- a CDS encoding YdcH family protein, whose product MFNEHRDIIAELKQQDAHFQSVFDKHNELDQEIVDLEKNFADQFEIEAKKKDKLKLKDEVYSYIVKYKKENNL is encoded by the coding sequence ATGTTTAATGAACATAGAGATATTATCGCTGAACTAAAACAGCAAGACGCACACTTTCAATCAGTATTTGATAAACATAATGAATTAGATCAAGAGATTGTTGATTTAGAGAAAAATTTTGCTGATCAGTTTGAAATTGAAGCTAAGAAAAAAGATAAATTAAAACTAAAAGATGAGGTATACTCATATATTGTAAAATATAAAAAAGAGAACAATTTATAA
- a CDS encoding glycosyltransferase: MKTITYKSKTKLIEKILEDENIKELSKSSVFGKILKKKENADVYFHSGSLDKEAHLNIQNAQKVIVNSERVKKELSEFEEKIEVIYPSLDIKYDDIEKIKKEVYSQLDIGINKKTILFTAKNFKTSGVYDFLNIINYINFKDFVAIIAGDKKEIANLKFKISRMEVNEKLILLDDYDDIDKLFIASDIFLLPTTNKTFNTNILKAMYCKCAVFTTVINDASELVDVFSTMESPQDRSMQFKLDALLQNEEELNTIKKQNYDVSKEYTLDKQLEKLKDIISKI, encoded by the coding sequence ATGAAAACAATAACTTATAAATCAAAAACAAAATTAATAGAAAAAATTTTAGAAGATGAAAATATAAAAGAGCTTTCAAAATCTTCTGTATTTGGAAAAATACTAAAGAAAAAAGAAAATGCTGACGTATATTTTCATAGTGGAAGTTTAGATAAAGAAGCCCATCTAAATATTCAAAATGCACAAAAGGTAATTGTAAACTCAGAAAGAGTAAAAAAAGAGCTTAGTGAATTTGAAGAAAAAATTGAAGTTATTTATCCTTCACTTGATATAAAATATGATGATATAGAAAAAATTAAAAAAGAAGTATACTCACAACTTGATATAGGAATAAATAAAAAAACAATTCTTTTTACAGCAAAGAACTTTAAAACTTCGGGGGTATATGATTTCTTAAACATTATTAATTATATAAATTTTAAAGATTTTGTAGCCATTATTGCAGGGGATAAAAAAGAGATTGCAAATCTAAAATTCAAAATATCTCGTATGGAAGTAAATGAAAAATTGATTTTATTAGATGATTATGATGATATAGATAAACTTTTTATAGCTTCTGATATATTTTTGCTTCCAACAACAAACAAAACTTTTAATACAAATATTCTAAAAGCTATGTATTGTAAATGTGCTGTTTTTACAACAGTTATAAATGATGCATCTGAGTTAGTGGATGTTTTTTCAACAATGGAATCTCCCCAAGATAGAAGTATGCAGTTTAAACTTGATGCTCTTTTACAAAACGAAGAGGAGTTAAATACTATCAAAAAGCAAAATTATGATGTTTCAAAAGAGTATACTTTAGATAAACAATTAGAAAAACTAAAAGATATTATCTCTAAGATTTAA
- a CDS encoding DNA ligase, whose protein sequence is MNFFTKYIVLLFLSVFSFAVDLQKPKIYEEQNIKGWVMSEKLDGIRGYWDGKQLLTRKGKKIYPPKWFIKNFPDFELDGELWTKRDDFENIQNIVMDQKPSKYWENLTYNIFEVPNTKGDFFKRLDKAKFWFKTHPNKHVNIIKQIKVKNKEHLNKFLEEIIKNKGEGIIVKDPTKDYHTGRTPHVLKIKNVQDMEGIVVGINMNEKTKLLKSLIVKLDNEITFNLGNGFTKEQRIKGFKIGTVVNFKYYGFTKYGKPKFASFIHERKD, encoded by the coding sequence ATGAATTTTTTCACAAAATATATTGTACTACTTTTTTTATCAGTTTTTTCTTTTGCAGTTGATTTACAAAAGCCTAAAATATATGAAGAACAAAATATAAAAGGCTGGGTTATGAGTGAAAAACTAGATGGGATACGTGGTTACTGGGATGGAAAACAATTATTAACAAGAAAAGGTAAAAAGATATATCCACCAAAATGGTTTATAAAAAATTTCCCAGATTTTGAACTAGATGGCGAGTTATGGACAAAAAGAGATGATTTTGAAAATATACAAAATATAGTAATGGACCAAAAGCCCAGTAAATATTGGGAAAATCTAACTTATAATATATTTGAAGTTCCTAATACAAAGGGAGATTTTTTTAAAAGATTAGATAAAGCCAAGTTTTGGTTTAAAACGCATCCAAATAAACATGTAAACATAATAAAACAAATAAAAGTAAAAAATAAAGAACACCTAAATAAGTTTTTAGAAGAGATTATAAAAAATAAAGGTGAAGGTATAATTGTAAAAGATCCAACTAAAGATTATCATACAGGAAGAACTCCCCATGTTTTAAAAATAAAAAATGTTCAAGATATGGAGGGTATTGTTGTGGGAATAAATATGAATGAAAAGACTAAGCTTTTAAAAAGTTTGATTGTTAAACTTGATAATGAAATAACATTTAATCTAGGGAATGGATTTACAAAAGAACAAAGAATTAAAGGTTTTAAAATAGGTACAGTTGTAAACTTTAAATACTATGGTTTTACAAAATATGGCAAACCTAAATTTGCCTCATTTATACATGAAAGAAAAGATTAA
- a CDS encoding glycosyltransferase family 4 protein produces the protein MKKILFVVNVDWFFVSHRLPLALKAIEKGYEVHLSCALTDKKDYLEDIGLKVHPLNLSRSSVGLKGEIKTFFGIYNTLKEISPDIVHFVTIKPVLYGGLCTKFLNIDKKVFSISGLGFLFIKEGVKASFVRSIIKTIYRIVFSGNNTHIIVQNPDDKSLVNSITKAPTTLIRGSGVNLKEYKYFKENCENVKVTMACRLLKDKGVFEYIEAAKMIKQKFPMVEFGLYGDTDIYNPASLTNEEVDKIKKDKIVEIYGFNKYISKIFSDSNIIVLPSYREGLPKVLIEAAACGRAVVTTDVPGCRDAIEVERTGLLSKVKDPKSLAESIERLIQDNELRNSMGKAGRELAEQEFDINKVVEKHFEIYES, from the coding sequence ATGAAAAAAATATTATTTGTTGTGAATGTAGATTGGTTTTTTGTATCTCATAGATTACCATTAGCTTTAAAAGCCATAGAAAAAGGATATGAAGTTCATTTATCTTGTGCTTTAACTGATAAAAAGGACTATTTAGAAGATATCGGTTTAAAAGTACACCCTCTTAATTTGTCAAGAAGTAGTGTAGGTTTGAAAGGAGAAATTAAAACTTTTTTTGGAATTTATAATACTTTAAAAGAAATTTCACCCGACATAGTACATTTTGTAACTATTAAGCCAGTACTTTATGGTGGTTTATGCACAAAATTTTTAAATATTGATAAAAAAGTTTTTTCAATTTCTGGACTTGGTTTTTTATTTATTAAAGAGGGTGTAAAAGCTTCTTTTGTAAGAAGTATAATTAAGACAATCTATAGAATTGTTTTTAGTGGGAATAACACTCATATAATTGTTCAAAATCCTGATGATAAATCATTAGTTAATTCTATAACAAAAGCTCCTACTACTTTAATTAGAGGTTCAGGTGTAAATTTAAAAGAATATAAATATTTTAAAGAAAATTGTGAAAATGTAAAAGTAACAATGGCCTGTAGACTTTTAAAAGACAAAGGAGTTTTTGAGTATATTGAGGCTGCTAAAATGATAAAACAAAAGTTTCCAATGGTAGAATTTGGGCTTTATGGTGATACAGATATTTATAATCCAGCAAGTTTAACTAATGAAGAAGTTGATAAGATAAAGAAAGATAAGATAGTAGAAATATATGGTTTTAATAAGTATATATCAAAAATATTTTCAGATTCAAATATAATAGTTCTGCCATCTTATCGTGAAGGATTACCAAAAGTGCTTATTGAAGCAGCAGCTTGTGGAAGGGCGGTTGTAACTACTGATGTTCCTGGTTGTAGAGATGCTATAGAAGTTGAAAGGACTGGACTTTTATCTAAAGTAAAAGATCCAAAATCTCTAGCTGAGAGTATTGAAAGACTTATACAAGATAATGAGCTCAGAAATAGTATGGGAAAAGCCGGTAGAGAACTTGCAGAACAAGAATTTGATATAAATAAAGTAGTTGAAAAGCATTTTGAAATATATGAGAGTTAA
- the argJ gene encoding bifunctional glutamate N-acetyltransferase/amino-acid acetyltransferase ArgJ — protein sequence MFTILPIKGFIDSIDGFYCDGIHAGLKPKGNKDLGFIYSDTLCDVKAVFTLNKFQAAPLKHYQNYEKDFQTNFVLVNSKNANALTGQKGIDDINEIFSSLNHEITNPIMSSTGVIGNPLPKQKIIDGANSFDLSSKNGENLSQAIMTTDAFPKTCLYEVKLEDGSSFKIGAVAKGAGMINPNLATMLCFICTDAAIPTEDMQELLDVNIHTTFNAISVDGDTSTNDTVLLLANKKSNSYDKEAFKEVLRLVMHDMAMLMVADGEGAKKAVAFEVINAASNEEAEIAAKALSNSLLVKTALFGEDPNFGRIASTIGASRVFCDDSKLVISYNDVVVFNKGEIVFTKEVEAAAGKVLQNDKFKVICDLGVGEGTFTAYGCDLGYRYVEINADYRT from the coding sequence ATGTTTACAATTTTACCAATAAAAGGGTTTATAGACTCAATTGATGGATTTTACTGTGATGGAATTCATGCAGGTTTAAAACCAAAAGGAAATAAAGATTTAGGATTTATATATAGTGATACTTTGTGTGATGTTAAAGCAGTATTTACTTTAAACAAATTTCAAGCAGCACCTTTAAAACATTATCAAAACTATGAAAAAGATTTTCAAACAAACTTTGTATTAGTTAATTCAAAAAATGCAAATGCTCTAACAGGACAAAAAGGGATTGATGATATTAATGAGATTTTTTCATCATTAAATCATGAAATCACTAATCCAATTATGAGTAGTACTGGAGTTATTGGAAATCCTTTACCAAAACAAAAAATAATTGATGGAGCAAATTCATTTGATTTATCTTCAAAAAATGGTGAAAATTTAAGTCAAGCTATTATGACAACAGATGCTTTTCCTAAAACTTGCCTTTATGAAGTTAAACTTGAAGATGGAAGCTCTTTTAAAATAGGTGCAGTTGCAAAAGGTGCTGGGATGATTAATCCAAACCTTGCAACAATGCTTTGTTTTATTTGTACTGATGCAGCTATTCCAACTGAAGATATGCAAGAGTTATTAGATGTTAATATTCATACTACATTTAATGCAATCTCTGTAGATGGAGATACTTCTACAAATGATACAGTTTTACTTCTAGCAAATAAAAAATCAAACTCGTATGATAAAGAAGCTTTCAAAGAGGTTTTAAGACTTGTAATGCATGATATGGCTATGTTAATGGTTGCAGATGGTGAAGGTGCAAAAAAAGCAGTAGCTTTTGAAGTTATAAATGCAGCATCTAATGAAGAAGCAGAAATTGCAGCTAAAGCACTTTCAAATTCATTACTTGTTAAAACTGCACTTTTTGGTGAAGACCCAAATTTTGGACGAATAGCTTCAACAATTGGTGCAAGTAGAGTATTTTGTGATGATTCAAAATTGGTTATCTCTTATAATGATGTAGTTGTTTTCAATAAAGGTGAGATTGTTTTTACTAAAGAAGTAGAAGCAGCTGCAGGAAAAGTGTTACAAAATGACAAATTTAAAGTTATTTGTGATTTAGGTGTAGGTGAGGGTACTTTCACTGCATATGGGTGTGATTTAGGCTATAGATATGTTGAAATCAACGCAGATTATAGAACATAA
- the rpmB gene encoding 50S ribosomal protein L28 codes for MSRRCSVSGKGPMVGNNVSHANNKTKRRFLPNLRTVRVTLEDGTTRKIRVSAKELRTLKKHS; via the coding sequence ATGTCAAGAAGATGTTCAGTTTCAGGAAAAGGACCTATGGTTGGAAACAACGTAAGTCACGCAAACAACAAGACTAAAAGAAGATTTTTACCAAACTTAAGAACTGTAAGAGTTACTTTAGAAGATGGTACAACAAGAAAAATTAGAGTTTCTGCTAAAGAGTTAAGAACTCTTAAAAAACACTCATAA
- a CDS encoding nucleoside-diphosphate sugar epimerase/dehydratase — MLKPSPLKRIIFFLVFDFLLSLTSLYLSYNLRFNFEIPSDFLNNFFIIFFVIFFIKVSFFIYFKLYRTAWRFFSLYEIKKIILAHILSYGLFIIVFILFREELSPLARSIIIIDFMFSLVFISLLRLSKRIIIESGKGSKYKNTLIIGADNSIKNILNDSKNIDYTPVAIIDDNKILINSYIMNLKVSSFEDIESIIKTKSIEAVIISKDYEQNRLINIFEILNNLNINDIKKINTLSSTNTKELKDISVEDLLARHPKDLDKEKIESFIKNKVILITGAGGSIGSEISRQCKLFGAKKLILLDHSEYNLYNITEELNDNIVIPVMQTVRNLSFLESTFEKYKPQIVIHAAAYKHVPLVEENILEGISNNIIGTKNCIDLSVKYGAEKFVLISTDKAVRPTNVMGTTKRVCELYAQNVKSKNTEIISVRFGNVLGSSGSVIPKFKSQIQNGGPITVTHPDITRYFMLIPEACELVLQAASIGKGGEIFILDMGEPIKIVDLAKKMIDLSGKKDIEIEFCGLRPGEKLYEELLINDSDMKTQYESITVASKTEYNIDKLNSDIEELLLCKDKIAKLKEIVPEFNHQLN, encoded by the coding sequence TTGCTAAAACCTTCTCCTCTAAAAAGAATAATATTTTTTTTAGTATTTGATTTTTTATTGTCCCTTACGTCATTATATTTATCTTATAATCTTAGATTTAATTTTGAAATACCTAGTGATTTTTTAAATAATTTTTTTATAATATTTTTTGTAATATTTTTTATAAAGGTTTCTTTTTTTATTTATTTCAAATTATATAGAACTGCTTGGCGTTTTTTTTCATTATATGAAATAAAAAAAATCATATTAGCTCATATCTTAAGCTATGGATTATTTATTATTGTTTTTATTCTTTTTAGAGAAGAACTTAGTCCTTTAGCTAGAAGTATTATTATCATAGATTTTATGTTTTCTTTGGTATTTATCTCTTTATTAAGACTTTCAAAAAGAATTATTATAGAAAGTGGTAAGGGGTCTAAATATAAAAATACACTTATTATAGGGGCTGACAATAGTATAAAAAATATATTAAATGATTCTAAAAACATTGATTATACACCAGTTGCAATTATTGATGATAATAAAATTCTAATAAATAGTTATATTATGAATTTAAAAGTATCTTCTTTTGAAGATATAGAAAGCATAATTAAAACAAAAAGTATTGAAGCTGTAATTATCTCAAAAGATTATGAACAAAATAGATTGATAAATATTTTTGAGATTTTAAATAATTTGAATATAAATGATATTAAAAAAATTAATACATTAAGTTCAACTAATACAAAAGAGTTAAAAGATATATCTGTTGAAGATTTACTTGCAAGGCATCCAAAGGATTTAGATAAGGAGAAAATTGAGTCTTTTATTAAAAATAAAGTTATACTTATAACAGGTGCAGGTGGAAGTATTGGCTCTGAGATAAGTAGACAATGTAAACTTTTTGGTGCAAAAAAATTAATTTTACTTGATCATAGTGAATATAATCTTTATAACATAACAGAAGAATTAAATGATAATATAGTAATTCCTGTAATGCAAACAGTTAGAAATTTAAGCTTTTTAGAGTCTACTTTTGAAAAATATAAACCACAAATAGTTATTCACGCAGCAGCATATAAACATGTACCTTTAGTAGAAGAAAATATTTTAGAGGGTATTTCAAATAACATTATCGGAACTAAAAACTGTATTGATTTATCTGTTAAATATGGTGCAGAGAAATTTGTTTTAATCTCTACAGATAAAGCTGTAAGACCTACAAATGTAATGGGAACTACAAAAAGAGTTTGTGAATTATATGCTCAAAATGTTAAAAGTAAAAATACTGAGATTATTTCAGTTAGGTTTGGAAATGTATTAGGAAGTAGTGGAAGTGTAATTCCTAAATTCAAATCTCAAATACAAAATGGTGGACCAATTACAGTAACCCATCCTGATATCACTAGATATTTTATGCTTATTCCAGAAGCTTGTGAATTAGTGTTACAAGCAGCTAGTATTGGAAAAGGTGGTGAAATATTTATTCTTGATATGGGAGAACCAATTAAAATAGTAGATTTAGCTAAAAAAATGATTGATTTAAGTGGTAAAAAAGATATTGAAATTGAGTTTTGTGGTTTAAGACCAGGTGAAAAACTTTATGAAGAGTTATTAATAAACGATAGTGACATGAAAACACAATATGAGTCAATAACAGTTGCAAGTAAAACAGAGTATAATATTGATAAACTTAATAGTGATATTGAAGAATTGTTGCTATGTAAAGATAAAATAGCAAAATTAAAAGAGATAGTACCAGAGTTTAATCATCAATTAAATTAA
- a CDS encoding ribonuclease E inhibitor RraB, translated as MIKKSYIKEYFKTINSIKNLDLKKELNWGFYFSHKEKEHLINISKNSALNKYDFKEIVSCDNIYYLQIAKNEIHTEESLYKRCVELYKFSKNQGIDRFDGFDVEEVLKA; from the coding sequence ATGATAAAAAAATCTTATATAAAAGAATATTTTAAAACAATCAATAGCATAAAAAATTTAGACCTAAAAAAAGAATTAAATTGGGGTTTTTATTTTTCTCACAAGGAAAAAGAGCATCTAATTAATATAAGTAAGAATTCTGCTTTAAATAAATATGATTTTAAAGAAATTGTTTCTTGCGATAACATTTACTATCTTCAAATTGCAAAAAATGAGATACATACAGAAGAATCTTTATATAAAAGATGTGTAGAACTTTATAAATTTTCAAAAAATCAAGGGATAGATAGATTTGATGGCTTTGATGTTGAAGAGGTTTTAAAAGCTTAA